From one Thalassospira lucentensis genomic stretch:
- the glp gene encoding gephyrin-like molybdotransferase Glp: protein MTTPHNNPANSDICHQPGLTRLEDALRIAFDEVAVRLPVIEAPLTDCYGTILRKDIVARVDVPSVDNSAMDGYAFCHSDLQEFVGKGDVQITVGGVSLAGHPFAGEIPRGQAIRIATGAAIPEGADCIIIQENVTANAEETLLTVSQDVVAKTRQHQHIRRRGEDVATGAVILPAGKRLRPQDIAVAAGQGYQSVSVSKPLSVAVFSTGDELAKPGDPLPPGGVYDSNRFAMIGMLRACGCAITDLGLLADDFDVLKTALKGAAQTHDVIMTSGGVSVGKADLLKPVVDSLGEIQAWKLAIKPGKPLMRGRIGDCVVIGLPGNPVSVMVSGLLYAMPLLSHMMGASDDVCAPLRLPAIAGFDFKRGTGRREWLRARLVQDDDGQWVAMPYHSASSGMLSSMVWAQGLIEIAEDCGQVRTGDQVLYLPFGGLQAF, encoded by the coding sequence ATGACCACGCCACATAATAATCCTGCCAATTCAGATATTTGCCACCAACCGGGACTGACGCGGCTTGAAGATGCGCTGCGTATTGCATTTGACGAAGTCGCTGTTCGTCTACCTGTAATTGAGGCGCCTCTTACTGATTGTTATGGGACGATCTTGCGCAAGGATATCGTTGCCAGGGTCGACGTCCCGTCGGTGGATAACTCGGCAATGGATGGATATGCATTTTGCCATTCCGACTTGCAGGAATTTGTTGGTAAGGGGGATGTGCAAATCACTGTTGGCGGTGTGTCGCTGGCGGGGCATCCGTTTGCGGGGGAAATCCCGCGCGGGCAGGCAATCCGTATTGCAACTGGGGCTGCCATTCCTGAGGGCGCAGATTGCATCATCATTCAGGAAAATGTCACGGCGAATGCCGAGGAAACGCTTTTGACCGTTTCGCAGGATGTGGTCGCAAAGACCCGCCAGCATCAACATATCCGTCGTCGCGGCGAAGATGTTGCGACTGGTGCGGTTATCCTGCCAGCCGGTAAACGCTTGCGCCCGCAGGATATCGCGGTTGCCGCCGGGCAGGGGTATCAGTCAGTGTCGGTGTCGAAGCCCTTGTCGGTTGCCGTTTTCTCGACCGGGGATGAACTGGCTAAGCCCGGAGATCCGCTGCCGCCCGGTGGCGTTTACGATTCTAATCGGTTTGCCATGATCGGCATGTTGCGCGCTTGCGGGTGCGCGATTACTGATCTCGGCCTTCTGGCTGATGATTTTGATGTGTTGAAAACCGCCTTAAAGGGGGCCGCCCAAACACATGATGTCATCATGACATCGGGTGGGGTATCTGTTGGTAAGGCGGATCTGTTGAAGCCTGTTGTCGATAGTCTTGGTGAAATTCAGGCATGGAAGCTGGCAATCAAACCCGGCAAACCTTTGATGCGCGGTCGTATTGGGGATTGTGTTGTCATCGGCTTACCGGGAAATCCGGTTTCGGTGATGGTTTCCGGGCTGCTTTATGCCATGCCGCTTCTTTCGCATATGATGGGGGCATCGGACGACGTTTGTGCGCCCCTGCGATTGCCGGCCATCGCAGGGTTTGACTTTAAACGTGGTACGGGGCGTCGCGAATGGCTGCGCGCCCGTCTGGTGCAGGATGACGATGGGCAATGGGTTGCGATGCCTTACCATTCGGCGAGTTCCGGCATGTTATCCTCGATGGTGTGGGCCCAAGGCCTGATCGAAATCGCCGAGGATTGCGGGCAGGTCAGAACGGGTGATCAGGTACTCTATCTGCCATTTGGTGGTTTGCAGGCATTTTAA